From Acinonyx jubatus isolate Ajub_Pintada_27869175 chromosome F2, VMU_Ajub_asm_v1.0, whole genome shotgun sequence, the proteins below share one genomic window:
- the LOC106977238 gene encoding LOW QUALITY PROTEIN: L-lactate dehydrogenase A-like 6B (The sequence of the model RefSeq protein was modified relative to this genomic sequence to represent the inferred CDS: inserted 2 bases in 1 codon): MSWAGGILWASQRPGTIGVNFFCLGMALCPCQVACISFRDSWSFSPVSKIITVRCELTKTFTSEETVHHNKISIIGTGSVGMACGITILFKGLSDEVAFVDVDEGKLKGETVDLQHGSSFMKMTNIFSSKDYLVSANSNPVIIIAGACPGKGQTCLDVVKRNVSFFKLMIPNITQYSPQCKMIVVSSPVDILTYVAWKLSAFPLLLEVAXYLDTAHFCFFIGQRLGIHSRSCHGWIFGEHGDSSVPVWSGVNIAGIPLKDLNSEIGMDKDPEHPYEVIDGEIVVIGLYIKLLNKLEFIYVYI; the protein is encoded by the exons ATGAGCTGGGCTGGGGGAATCCTGTGGGCAAGCCAGAGACCAGGCACCATAGGAGTGAATTTCTTTTGCCTAGGGATGGCTCTGTGTCCCTGCCAGGTGGCATGCATCTCCTTTAGGGACAGCTGGTCCTTCAGTCCAGTCTCCAAGATTATAACTGTCAGGTGTGAACTTACTAAGACTTTCACTTCAGAGGAGACAGTTCATCACAATAAGATCTCCATTATAGGAACTGGATCAGTTGGCATGGCCTGTGGTATCACCATCTTATTCAAAGGCTTGAGTGATGAAGTTGCCTTTGTGGATGTTGATGAAGGCAAACTGAAGGGTGAGACAGTGGATCTTCAACATGGCAGCTCTTTCatgaaaatgacaaatatattttccagCAAAGATTACCTTGTCAGTGCAAACTCCAACCCAGTGATTATCATAGCAGGTGCATGTCCAGGAAAAGGACAAACATGCCTTGATGTAGTCAAGAGAAATGTGTCCTTCTTTAAATTAATGATTCCCAACATTACCCAGTATAGTCCCCAGTGCAAAATGATAGTGGTTTCCAGTCCAGTGGATATCTTAACTTATGTAGCTTGGAAGTTGAGTGCATTTCCCCTGTTATTGGAAGTGGC ATATCTGGATACTgcccatttctgtttctttattgggCAAAGGCTCGGTATCCACTCCAGAAGTTGTCATGGATGGATCTTTGGGGAACATGGAGACTCAAGTGTACCTGTGTGGAGTGGAGTTAACATTGCTGGTATCCCCTTGAAGGATCTGAATTCAGAAATTGGAATGGATAAAGATCCTGAGCACCCTTATGAAGTTATTGATGGAGAGATAGTAGTTATAGGATTATATATCAAACTTTTGAATAAACTTGaattcatatatgtgtatatatag